From Carcharodon carcharias isolate sCarCar2 chromosome 21, sCarCar2.pri, whole genome shotgun sequence:
TTCTGGAGGGGTCTACCAGCTCTTGGCTTTGGATTTGATCCTAACTACTGTTGGTGTACAGTCAAACAGCTGTAAGTGGTCACAAAAGTGACAGCATCAATGCAACTGTAAGACATTTTACGAATGATTATGTTTCTGAAAAATCAATTAGATTCCAATATGTTACAGCCTCTGGCTATAGTTAATGAAACTATTAAAGCAAAACAGATCTAAGACTGCAGGTATGTAGCCACTTTCACACGAACGGACTGTGAAAATCAGGCAAGTATCCGTGTAAACTGGGCGCTGATCTGACATCAGAACTATAAGGTACCCTTCAAGATACTTGGAAGTTTGCACTTGATGCATGACATAACTGCAGCCTTTTATAAAGATGCATTTCAGAATTACCCATTGAAAATTCTGAATGGAGCCTGTTCTTTGCTAAGATTATAAATTACTGTCTGGGGAAAGCAGAGGCGAGCATACCTCTCAGCACTCGAGTATAAACTGCCCTGTGCTCGTTGTATCTGGGTGTTCCTCAGTCTGAGATGATTGTGCAGGTAAACCAGGTTTTGCTGACTGTACACCACAGCCGCAATTTTCCGGTCTTGGGTATTGCCTGCAGCACTGCTCGTCTTCTGACCTTTAAACAAGTCTGAGAGAATTGACTGGGCAAGTATTATGTAATTACCTAAAAGTGTATGTTACAGGTTGGCCCCTCAGTGCCACAACCGTCCATAGGCGGCAGTGGGGAGCGGCTCAGAGTCGAACCCGCTGCCGAGATCCCCGACTTCGGAGCCCGCGGAGCGTGCatgcctgctgcccttctcctcccGACCTCTGTGCGCTTTGCGCTTGTTGTTTTTCCCTTGCTTCTTCCTCTTGCCATTCTTTTTTGCGTTCTGGTATTTGAAAGGACCAGGCTTGTTGGTTTCTTGTACCTGTTCCAGCGGAGTCTTGGTGCCctcgttgttgctgttgttgttggctTCCAGCTTGATGAGGAGCACGGCCAGGTCCGGCGAATCCGGCCACGTCGCCGGGTGTTTGGGGTTGCGAGACGGCTGTGACTGAGTCATCCGCCGGCCCTCTGCTGTGTGCAGCTCGCCCATTACATTGTGCAGCCAGATCCGCCTCTGTAGCTCCTGGATAGCCCTGCTCTTGTCATGCATGAACTGGTGCTCCGAGACAGACCTCTTCCTACAAAACACAGACAcgagatttttattattttagATTAGACAGCTCGGCACAGGCTCAAGCACAGTCCAAACCAGTTCTAGCCACATCAAAACACAAACATCAAATTCCAATCGACCGTAACAGGAAAGCGGTATTATCCAAACTGCATTCCAACCGAACTTACTTACTGCGCTGGAGTATTTTCGAGTCGAAATGTTAATACCCT
This genomic window contains:
- the LOC121293062 gene encoding parathyroid hormone-related protein-like, producing MSNTRRLFEQLSFAIFLLCCSVSTYGKPVDEISIIKKRSVSEHQFMHDKSRAIQELQRRIWLHNVMGELHTAEGRRMTQSQPSRNPKHPATWPDSPDLAVLLIKLEANNNSNNEGTKTPLEQVQETNKPGPFKYQNAKKNGKRKKQGKNNKRKAHRGREEKGSRHARSAGSEVGDLGSGFDSEPLPTAAYGRLWH